A genome region from Candidatus Schekmanbacteria bacterium includes the following:
- a CDS encoding tRNA guanosine(34) transglycosylase Tgt: MATQCSSFKFEVLSSDSSTSARRGRIHTSRGIIETPVFMPVGTRAVVKTLSSKEVSELGAEILLCNTYHLTLRPGYELVERMGGLHKFMNWEKPILTDSGGFQVYSLAKYNKILDDGVEFRSHIDGKSYFFTPELVMEIQEKLDSDIVMVFDECIPYPADRKYCEDSVKKTIEWAKRSKAAVKGDNRAVFGIVQGGVYQDLRKYCLQELEKLDFDGIAIGGLSVGEPKEEMISILNYIAPIIDEGKPRYLMGVGTPDDILEAVSAGVDMFDCIIPTRQARNGALFTWNGKIIIKNAQYAEDDKPVDEKCGCFTCRNYTRAYLRHLYQLRETLALRLNTIHNLFFYFEFIAKVRKSIEEGSFGSFASEIKGRWN; this comes from the coding sequence ATGGCGACGCAATGCTCATCATTTAAGTTTGAGGTGTTGAGTAGTGATTCTTCTACATCAGCAAGAAGAGGTCGTATTCATACCTCTCGCGGGATTATAGAAACACCTGTCTTTATGCCTGTTGGAACGCGTGCCGTTGTAAAAACACTTTCCTCCAAGGAGGTATCAGAACTTGGTGCAGAAATACTTTTGTGCAACACTTATCATCTTACCTTGCGCCCTGGATATGAGCTTGTTGAAAGAATGGGCGGGCTTCATAAATTTATGAATTGGGAAAAGCCGATTCTTACCGATAGTGGAGGCTTTCAGGTATATAGTCTCGCAAAGTACAACAAGATACTCGATGATGGAGTAGAGTTCCGTTCACATATAGATGGTAAATCTTATTTCTTTACTCCTGAACTTGTAATGGAGATACAAGAGAAACTCGACTCAGATATCGTGATGGTATTTGATGAATGTATTCCATATCCTGCTGACCGAAAATATTGTGAAGATTCAGTAAAAAAAACAATTGAATGGGCTAAAAGGTCCAAGGCGGCAGTTAAAGGCGACAATCGGGCAGTTTTCGGAATAGTGCAGGGGGGAGTTTATCAGGATTTAAGAAAATACTGCCTGCAAGAATTAGAAAAGTTGGATTTTGATGGCATAGCTATTGGAGGCCTCAGTGTGGGAGAACCAAAAGAAGAGATGATTTCGATTTTGAATTATATAGCGCCAATAATAGACGAAGGGAAACCTCGATATCTTATGGGTGTAGGAACTCCTGATGACATATTAGAGGCAGTATCAGCCGGAGTGGATATGTTTGATTGCATTATTCCTACAAGACAGGCAAGGAATGGTGCCCTTTTTACTTGGAATGGAAAGATAATCATAAAGAATGCTCAATATGCAGAAGATGATAAACCTGTCGATGAGAAGTGCGGATGTTTTACCTGCAGAAATTACACAAGAGCTTATTTAAGGCATTTGTATCAACTTAGAGAAACACTTGCTTTAAGATTAAATACAATACATAATCTCTTTTTTTATTTTGAATTTATTGCCAAAGTAAGAAAAAGTATAGAGGAGGGAAGTTTTGGAAGCTTTGCCTCAGAAATAAAAGGGAGGTGGAATTAA
- the yajC gene encoding preprotein translocase subunit YajC produces MIGLAYAMAQPAGNGQPQGSGIGLIIMMAVIFGLFYLLILRPQQKEQKKLQDMLKSIKKGDRVITKGGIYGTVIQEKDQNTLLLKIADNVKIEVMRSAIISVLEKGKEGKD; encoded by the coding sequence ATGATTGGTTTGGCATATGCAATGGCACAGCCAGCAGGAAATGGTCAGCCGCAGGGGTCAGGCATTGGTTTGATTATTATGATGGCTGTCATCTTTGGACTTTTTTATCTTCTTATTTTGAGACCTCAACAGAAGGAGCAAAAAAAACTTCAGGATATGCTCAAGTCGATAAAAAAGGGTGATAGAGTTATTACAAAGGGAGGTATATACGGCACTGTGATTCAAGAAAAGGACCAAAATACACTGCTTTTGAAGATTGCAGATAATGTGAAGATTGAAGTTATGAGAAGTGCCATTATCAGCGTTTTGGAAAAAGGGAAAGAAGGGAAGGATTAA